One Gemmatimonas sp. DNA window includes the following coding sequences:
- a CDS encoding prolyl oligopeptidase family serine peptidase, which translates to MPSIARTLVALLTVVAPSVAIAQASLARPPLTIERITSGPPLAGAAPSSPLWSPDSRAVAFLWSDAAHPDRSLWSVDRAGTVPRRLLPANLTARVSEFTWTPDGRAIVFVQGDSLWRFTMATGVRTLLPSGRGEVSELAISPNGATVSFLRDGDLWLLPLSGAAPTRATSVAIAPIGQIPLGTYYGRDVEIGGATWSGPSPAYAWSPDSRTIAMHYVDRRGVPRFSMPYYLGDSVPMNTLRRGAPGQANEVRKVALYEVATRALRMVELPDSSRTRIVNFAWSATGTLMIDRESDDAIDRTIHVLTTAAPAPRLAWQDHRETRVYNDIASAWSADGRSIVLTGDLDDRYRLYRVVPGDAAPVALTSGPHDVAGAGIPRAATRSVDYVSSAPRPSERHVFRVSAGGGPSRQLTTRAGTHTPFVSPDGSTIALLSSSDLQPTELYLLDVRPGAIERRITTSTTAEFARVPWIAPQYLRIKNGSDTVPLHIRVFYPPNIDSAKHYPVLFGPAYSNTVRNRWGGMNGMLQQYLALEKGYIVVQVDVRGSTGYGREFREKFLMDWGGGDLDDLESAVTYMKSLRFVDASRFGIWGSSYGGTLTVYSLLKKPGLFQAGVAGAAATDPYLFGSDDVAIVRRPQSHPATFTRGALQYAGNLRDHLLLIHGMQDDVVPFSSAVALAEEFMKRGKDFDFAFAPAATHGWTQRPYYATYLLRKLVAHFDRYLGPGPR; encoded by the coding sequence ATGCCCTCCATTGCCCGGACACTCGTCGCGTTGCTGACCGTGGTCGCGCCCAGCGTTGCCATCGCTCAGGCGTCGCTCGCCCGCCCCCCGCTCACCATCGAGCGGATCACGTCGGGACCGCCGCTGGCGGGTGCGGCCCCGTCATCGCCCTTGTGGTCGCCCGACTCGAGGGCGGTGGCCTTTCTGTGGAGTGATGCGGCGCACCCCGATCGCTCGCTCTGGTCGGTAGATCGCGCGGGCACGGTGCCGCGCCGCCTCCTGCCGGCGAACCTTACCGCCCGCGTGAGCGAGTTCACGTGGACGCCCGACGGACGCGCGATCGTGTTCGTGCAGGGGGACTCGCTCTGGCGCTTCACGATGGCGACCGGCGTACGCACGCTGCTGCCGAGCGGCCGTGGTGAGGTGAGCGAGCTCGCGATCTCGCCGAACGGCGCGACGGTATCGTTTCTTCGCGACGGCGACCTGTGGCTGCTTCCGCTGAGCGGTGCAGCGCCCACACGCGCCACGAGTGTAGCGATCGCGCCGATCGGCCAGATCCCGCTCGGCACGTACTACGGGCGCGACGTCGAGATCGGCGGCGCTACGTGGAGCGGACCGTCGCCGGCGTATGCCTGGTCCCCCGATTCGCGCACGATTGCCATGCACTACGTGGATCGACGTGGCGTGCCGCGCTTCAGCATGCCGTATTACCTCGGCGACTCGGTGCCGATGAACACGCTGCGACGTGGCGCGCCCGGTCAGGCCAACGAAGTGCGGAAGGTCGCGCTGTACGAGGTGGCCACACGGGCGCTGCGCATGGTGGAGCTGCCCGACTCCAGCCGCACCCGCATCGTCAACTTCGCCTGGTCGGCGACCGGCACGCTGATGATCGACCGCGAGAGCGACGATGCGATCGACCGCACGATTCATGTGCTGACTACCGCTGCGCCGGCCCCACGGCTCGCGTGGCAGGACCACCGGGAGACGCGCGTGTACAACGACATCGCGTCGGCGTGGAGCGCCGATGGCCGGAGCATCGTGCTCACTGGCGACTTGGATGACCGGTATCGACTGTATCGCGTCGTGCCGGGTGATGCCGCCCCGGTAGCGCTCACGTCGGGGCCGCACGATGTGGCTGGTGCCGGCATTCCCCGCGCAGCAACGCGGAGTGTCGACTACGTGAGTTCAGCCCCGCGCCCGTCGGAGCGTCACGTGTTCCGCGTGAGTGCCGGGGGCGGTCCATCGCGACAACTCACGACGCGCGCAGGCACGCACACACCGTTTGTGTCGCCCGACGGCAGCACGATCGCGCTGCTGTCGTCGAGTGACCTACAGCCCACCGAGCTCTATCTGTTGGATGTGCGGCCCGGCGCCATCGAGCGTCGCATCACGACGTCCACGACCGCGGAGTTCGCGCGCGTTCCGTGGATCGCCCCGCAGTACCTGCGCATCAAGAACGGCAGTGACACGGTGCCGCTGCACATTCGCGTATTCTATCCGCCGAACATCGACTCCGCGAAGCACTACCCGGTGCTCTTCGGCCCAGCGTACTCGAATACCGTGCGCAACCGCTGGGGTGGCATGAATGGCATGCTGCAACAGTATCTCGCGCTCGAGAAGGGCTACATCGTGGTGCAGGTCGACGTGCGCGGCAGCACCGGTTACGGTCGCGAATTCCGCGAGAAGTTTCTGATGGATTGGGGCGGTGGCGACCTCGACGATCTCGAGAGCGCCGTGACGTACATGAAGTCCCTGCGCTTCGTCGATGCTTCACGTTTCGGCATTTGGGGCAGCAGCTACGGCGGGACGCTCACCGTGTACTCGCTGCTCAAGAAGCCGGGATTGTTTCAAGCGGGCGTGGCCGGCGCGGCGGCAACGGATCCGTATCTGTTCGGCAGCGACGATGTCGCGATCGTGCGCCGTCCGCAGTCGCACCCGGCAACGTTTACGCGCGGTGCCTTGCAGTATGCCGGCAATCTGCGCGATCATCTGCTGCTCATTCACGGCATGCAGGACGACGTGGTGCCGTTCTCATCGGCCGTCGCCCTTGCCGAAGAGTTCATGAAGCGCGGCAAGGATTTCGACTTCGCGTTCGCGCCCGCGGCGACGCACGGCTGGACACAGCGCCCGTACTACGCCACGTACCTCCTGCGAAAGCTGGTGGCACACTTCGATCGTTACCTCGGCCCAGGCCCACGCTGA
- a CDS encoding fumarate hydratase, translating into MTTIAQADFIQSIADALQHISYFHPLDYIHALGDAYEKERSPAAKDAIAQILTNSRMCAEGHRPICQDTGIVVVFLKVGMNVRWDATMSVQDMVNEGVRRAYLQSDNVLRASIVADPAFTRKNTRDNTPAIVHYEIVPGDTVEVKLAAKGGGSENKSKFAMLNPSDSIVDWVMKTVPLMGAGWCPPGMLGIGIGGTAEKAMLMAKESLMEHIDMTQLKARGPQNKIEELRIELCDKINALGIGAQGLGGLSTVLDVKIFDCPTHAASKPIAMIPNCAATRHAHFTLNGSGAVTLPVPSLSDWPDVTWRPDVNAKQVNLDTLTPEIVATWTAGDRLLLSGKLLTGRDAAHKRIADLFEKGEGLPEGVDFTNRVIYYVGPVDPVRDEAVGPAGPTTATRMDNFTEMMLARTGLISMIGKAERGPVGLEAIRKHKAAYLMAVGGAAYLVSKAIRASRVVAFEDLGMEAIYEFEVENMPVTVAVDAAGSNVHETGPREWQEKIRHLPILAG; encoded by the coding sequence ATGACCACCATCGCCCAAGCCGACTTCATCCAGTCCATCGCGGACGCGCTGCAGCACATCTCGTATTTCCATCCGCTCGACTACATCCACGCGTTGGGCGACGCCTACGAGAAGGAACGTAGCCCGGCCGCCAAGGATGCGATCGCGCAGATCCTGACCAACTCGCGCATGTGCGCCGAGGGACATCGTCCCATCTGCCAGGATACCGGCATTGTGGTGGTGTTTCTCAAGGTCGGCATGAACGTGAGGTGGGACGCGACGATGTCGGTGCAGGACATGGTGAACGAAGGGGTGCGACGCGCCTACCTCCAGTCCGACAACGTGCTGCGGGCGTCGATCGTGGCCGACCCGGCGTTCACGCGCAAGAACACGCGCGACAACACGCCGGCCATCGTGCACTACGAGATCGTGCCGGGTGACACCGTCGAGGTGAAGCTGGCGGCGAAGGGCGGCGGCTCGGAGAACAAGTCGAAATTTGCCATGCTGAATCCGAGCGACTCGATCGTGGACTGGGTCATGAAGACGGTACCGCTCATGGGTGCCGGCTGGTGTCCGCCGGGCATGCTCGGCATCGGCATCGGCGGTACCGCCGAAAAGGCGATGCTCATGGCAAAGGAATCGCTCATGGAGCATATCGACATGACGCAGCTCAAGGCGCGCGGCCCACAGAACAAGATCGAAGAGCTGCGCATCGAGTTGTGCGACAAGATCAACGCGTTGGGTATCGGTGCGCAGGGACTCGGTGGCCTATCCACTGTGCTCGACGTCAAGATCTTCGATTGCCCCACGCACGCCGCCTCGAAGCCGATCGCGATGATCCCCAACTGCGCGGCTACGCGGCACGCGCATTTCACGCTCAACGGCAGCGGCGCCGTGACGCTGCCGGTGCCGAGTCTCTCCGACTGGCCAGACGTCACATGGCGTCCCGATGTGAACGCGAAGCAGGTGAACCTCGACACGCTCACCCCCGAGATCGTGGCCACCTGGACGGCCGGCGATCGCCTGCTGCTCAGCGGCAAGCTGCTGACCGGTCGCGACGCCGCGCACAAGCGCATCGCCGATCTGTTCGAAAAGGGCGAAGGGCTGCCCGAGGGCGTCGACTTCACCAATCGCGTGATCTACTACGTGGGCCCGGTGGATCCCGTGCGCGATGAAGCGGTGGGTCCGGCCGGCCCGACGACGGCCACGCGCATGGACAACTTTACCGAGATGATGCTGGCCCGGACGGGGCTGATCTCGATGATCGGCAAGGCCGAGCGCGGTCCGGTTGGCCTCGAAGCAATTCGCAAGCACAAGGCGGCGTATCTGATGGCGGTGGGTGGCGCCGCGTATCTCGTGTCCAAGGCAATCCGCGCGTCACGCGTGGTGGCGTTCGAAGACCTCGGCATGGAGGCGATCTACGAGTTCGAGGTAGAGAACATGCCGGTCACGGTGGCGGTCGACGCCGCGGGCAGCAACGTGCATGAGACAGGACCGCGCGAATGGCAGGAAAAGATCCGGCATCTGCCGATTTTGGCCGGGTAA